A single window of Candidatus Poribacteria bacterium DNA harbors:
- the ruvX gene encoding Holliday junction resolvase RuvX, with translation MAVFLGLDIGDTRIGVAISDALGVAAHPLCTLTRKNRQVDLIVISDLVSIHEVERVIIGLPISLDDSLGTQAEKVQKFAKRLEGVLDVPIEFQDERFTTAEAEAILRELGKDAREQKGIIDEVAAVLILKDYMNRCQEIASPASVENA, from the coding sequence ATGGCGGTTTTCCTTGGTTTAGACATCGGAGATACACGCATTGGGGTCGCAATCAGTGATGCGCTTGGCGTTGCGGCGCACCCGCTATGTACACTAACTCGAAAAAATCGCCAGGTGGATCTAATCGTTATCTCAGACCTCGTCTCTATCCACGAGGTTGAACGTGTGATCATTGGTTTACCTATTTCACTTGACGACTCGCTCGGTACGCAGGCAGAGAAGGTTCAGAAGTTTGCGAAACGCTTGGAAGGTGTACTTGACGTTCCCATTGAGTTTCAGGACGAACGCTTCACGACGGCTGAAGCGGAAGCAATCCTGCGTGAACTTGGCAAGGACGCGAGAGAACAAAAGGGGATCATAGATGAGGTGGCGGCGGTGCTTATCCTGAAAGATTATATGAATCGCTGTCAGGAGATCGCTTCTCCAGCGTCGGTAGAGAACGCCTAA
- a CDS encoding sulfotransferase yields the protein MIAQINPLYIKTRPTKVLTRLMSYAFFEGRPVTTKGRWINPLVFSILKKVAANNSKYKPVKKPIFILGTGRSGTTILGIVLSMHRDVGYLNEPKAIWHLIHPHEDIIGNYSQNDAKYRLTAEDATDEMRRRAAQMFGAYLTTIRSERLVDKYPELIFRVGFVRALFPDARFIFLVRNGWDTCQSIATWSKRLGVHRNGEKHDWWGVEDRKWRLMVEQLVKTDPALSEVADKIEHFERHLDRAAVEWIITMRAGIHLMETSSDCTHLVRFEDLTAKPDETLSALCDFCELPVDNTFREYARQTLHPVPARKPFDIHPKIAPIFHETMKELQFSSTQA from the coding sequence ATGATCGCACAAATAAATCCGCTCTACATCAAAACCCGACCGACGAAAGTCCTCACGCGCCTCATGAGTTACGCCTTCTTTGAAGGACGACCCGTGACGACAAAAGGACGTTGGATTAATCCGCTCGTCTTTTCTATTCTGAAAAAGGTCGCCGCAAACAATAGTAAATACAAACCCGTTAAAAAGCCGATCTTCATCTTAGGCACCGGGCGCAGCGGCACCACAATCCTCGGTATCGTGCTCTCCATGCACAGAGATGTCGGCTACCTGAATGAACCGAAAGCGATATGGCATCTCATTCACCCTCACGAAGATATTATCGGAAACTATAGTCAAAACGACGCAAAATACCGACTCACCGCTGAAGATGCGACAGACGAAATGCGCCGCCGTGCGGCACAGATGTTCGGTGCCTATCTGACAACAATCCGTTCAGAACGACTTGTTGATAAATATCCTGAACTGATCTTCAGAGTGGGTTTTGTGCGTGCCTTATTTCCAGACGCACGTTTTATTTTTCTTGTCCGTAACGGATGGGATACGTGTCAGTCCATCGCAACTTGGTCAAAACGACTCGGCGTTCACCGCAACGGAGAGAAACACGACTGGTGGGGGGTCGAAGACCGAAAGTGGCGACTCATGGTCGAGCAACTCGTTAAAACAGATCCTGCCCTCTCTGAAGTTGCTGATAAAATTGAACATTTCGAGCGACACTTGGATAGAGCCGCTGTAGAATGGATAATCACCATGCGCGCGGGGATCCATCTAATGGAGACCTCTTCGGATTGTACGCATCTCGTCCGTTTTGAGGACTTAACAGCAAAGCCAGATGAAACCCTCTCAGCGTTATGCGACTTCTGCGAACTGCCAGTAGACAACACCTTCCGTGAATATGCACGACAAACGCTGCATCCCGTGCCAGCAAGAAAGCCGTTTGATATTCATCCGAAAATTGCCCCAATCTTCCATGAAACTATGAAAGAATTACAGTTCTCCAGCACTCAAGCTTAA
- the lpxA gene encoding acyl-ACP--UDP-N-acetylglucosamine O-acyltransferase yields the protein MIETNIHPTAIISPKATLEEGVKIGPYSLVGEDVHIGRGTEIGPHVQIEKWTTIGEACKIYFGATIGNESKDLKYGGWRSYVKIGNRNTLREYVSISRSTFEEGATVVGDNNLLMNWVNLAHDTIVGNRTIMANFVSLAGHVVIEDDVRLGAHAALHQYVRVGKMAMAGGFSKIVQDIPPFALSAGQPARVRSLNQIGIRTSRINPLSQLTPEVLAALKKAFRILFRSGLPLRHAVTRVKEELETTPEVEYLLQFIETSKRGIGFSQPNRFFND from the coding sequence GTGATAGAAACTAACATTCACCCTACGGCTATTATCTCTCCAAAAGCGACATTGGAAGAAGGGGTTAAGATTGGACCCTACAGTCTTGTCGGTGAAGATGTCCATATCGGGCGCGGCACTGAGATTGGTCCACATGTTCAGATTGAGAAGTGGACAACTATCGGTGAGGCATGCAAAATCTACTTCGGGGCGACCATCGGTAATGAATCTAAAGACCTGAAATACGGGGGTTGGCGGAGTTACGTCAAGATTGGCAACCGCAATACACTTCGTGAGTACGTCTCTATTTCCAGATCAACGTTTGAGGAGGGGGCGACTGTCGTTGGGGACAACAATCTATTAATGAATTGGGTTAACCTTGCGCACGACACTATCGTCGGGAATCGGACAATTATGGCGAACTTTGTCTCACTTGCCGGGCATGTTGTGATTGAAGATGATGTTCGATTGGGAGCGCATGCGGCGTTGCATCAGTATGTCCGCGTCGGTAAGATGGCAATGGCAGGTGGGTTCTCGAAGATTGTTCAAGATATTCCGCCGTTCGCGCTTTCTGCTGGACAACCGGCGCGGGTGCGGAGTCTCAACCAGATTGGAATTCGGACATCAAGGATTAATCCTTTATCCCAACTCACGCCTGAAGTGCTGGCGGCACTCAAAAAAGCGTTTCGTATTCTGTTCCGCTCAGGACTCCCGCTCAGACATGCTGTCACCAGAGTCAAGGAGGAGCTCGAAACGACCCCTGAAGTTGAATATCTACTCCAATTTATCGAGACTTCTAAACGTGGCATCGGATTTAGCCAACCGAATCGTTTTTTTAACGATTAA
- the mltG gene encoding endolytic transglycosylase MltG yields MRIAILMLCSVAILCLIASLIGVFWVSAPSSSEAVVNFDIPTGSNSRTIAKRLAAEKLIRSEHAFRLLVRHREIGRRLQAGTYLLRRNMSLSDILDELEKGQVTLVSWTVPEGLTMIAIAELWETNGFGTATAFQEATEADGLLEKYGIPEDKSVEGYLFPNTYKFAKGTTVEKVVEMMLGEFAKRWIETFDDEARDLGRTRHEIVTLASIIEKEAQVKSERPRISSVFHNRLKRNWRLQADPTVLYALGNPERLLTKADLRVDSPYNTYKYKGLPPGPIANPGIDSIMAALRPGKTDYLYFVAIGGGKHHFSKTLSEHNRMVRKMRRASRNR; encoded by the coding sequence ATGAGAATAGCGATATTGATGTTGTGTAGCGTTGCTATTCTCTGTCTCATTGCCTCGTTGATAGGCGTGTTTTGGGTGTCTGCCCCTTCTTCCTCAGAAGCTGTTGTCAATTTCGATATACCGACTGGGAGCAATTCGCGAACGATCGCAAAACGATTGGCTGCAGAGAAGCTAATCCGAAGTGAACATGCTTTTCGTTTGCTTGTGCGACACAGGGAAATAGGTAGACGTTTGCAGGCAGGAACATATCTCTTGCGGCGAAACATGTCCCTGTCGGATATCCTTGATGAGTTAGAAAAAGGACAGGTTACCCTTGTCAGCTGGACGGTACCGGAAGGCTTAACGATGATCGCCATCGCTGAACTTTGGGAAACCAATGGCTTTGGGACTGCTACGGCGTTTCAGGAAGCCACCGAAGCCGATGGTTTATTGGAAAAGTATGGGATACCTGAAGACAAATCGGTGGAGGGTTATCTGTTTCCGAATACCTATAAGTTCGCGAAAGGCACAACCGTAGAAAAAGTTGTTGAAATGATGCTCGGTGAATTCGCAAAGCGGTGGATTGAGACGTTTGATGATGAAGCGCGCGATTTGGGGCGAACCCGCCATGAGATTGTAACACTTGCTTCGATTATTGAAAAAGAGGCACAGGTCAAATCAGAACGACCTCGGATTTCGAGCGTTTTTCATAATCGACTCAAACGGAATTGGCGGCTTCAGGCGGATCCAACCGTGCTTTACGCCTTAGGAAACCCCGAACGTCTTTTGACGAAAGCGGATCTGCGTGTGGATTCGCCTTATAACACATACAAATATAAAGGTTTACCGCCGGGGCCGATTGCGAATCCAGGGATTGATTCAATCATGGCAGCATTGCGTCCGGGAAAAACAGATTATCTCTATTTTGTGGCAATAGGCGGAGGAAAACATCATTTTTCAAAGACGCTTTCAGAACATAATAGGATGGTGAGAAAAATGCGGCGTGCCTCTCGGAACCGGTAG
- the lpxC gene encoding UDP-3-O-acyl-N-acetylglucosamine deacetylase, translating into MAKADSQQTIQNEITITGKGLMLGEPVTLTLKPAAADSGIVFRRVDMADAPEIKVCPENWADILPRCTSLRSGEATVSSVEHILSALGGLGVDNVIIELDAPEPPGLDGGAGRYVEDIQAVGLVPQDAQRDFIEVDEPFSLSTEDRQLVLLPADALEITFVYAHPQTNPQVLTLEITPESYASDIAPARSFCFENEIEALQALGIGKGASYDNVLVINEMGEPSTPLRFEDEFVRHKILDLIGDLYLAGRLPKAQVIAMRTGHTFHAEFVQALAEAGHLQQVPVQEPIEVMDIYEVLPHRHPMCMVDRVIEYESKKRAVGIKNVTYNEPIFEGHFPTQPVMPGVLQIEALAQLAAWLVLRDIGKEGELGYFRSISKATFRRAVIPGDQLRLEIEVAQLRSRIARIEGRVYVGDQLATEAELSIVLASV; encoded by the coding sequence ATGGCAAAGGCAGATTCACAGCAGACAATTCAGAATGAGATAACGATTACGGGAAAAGGGTTGATGTTAGGGGAACCTGTAACATTGACTTTGAAACCCGCAGCGGCGGACTCTGGGATTGTCTTTCGGCGTGTAGATATGGCGGACGCACCAGAGATAAAGGTGTGTCCCGAAAATTGGGCAGATATTCTGCCGCGATGTACCAGTTTACGCAGTGGTGAGGCAACCGTTAGCAGTGTGGAACATATCCTCTCTGCGCTTGGTGGCTTAGGTGTTGATAACGTAATAATCGAATTAGACGCACCAGAGCCGCCGGGGCTTGATGGTGGCGCGGGTCGGTATGTTGAAGATATTCAGGCGGTGGGGCTTGTTCCACAAGATGCCCAACGCGACTTTATTGAGGTTGATGAGCCGTTTTCACTTTCCACTGAGGATAGGCAGCTCGTTTTACTTCCGGCTGACGCACTGGAGATAACTTTTGTTTATGCGCATCCACAAACCAACCCCCAAGTCTTAACCCTTGAGATAACTCCTGAGTCTTATGCCTCTGATATTGCACCGGCTCGGAGTTTCTGTTTTGAGAATGAAATTGAAGCACTTCAGGCACTCGGTATCGGTAAGGGGGCAAGTTATGATAACGTCCTTGTTATCAATGAGATGGGTGAACCGAGTACACCGCTCCGATTTGAAGATGAGTTTGTCCGACACAAAATCCTTGATTTGATTGGGGATCTTTATTTGGCGGGTCGTCTGCCGAAGGCACAAGTTATCGCCATGCGGACGGGACATACGTTCCACGCTGAATTTGTACAGGCGCTTGCTGAAGCTGGACATCTTCAACAGGTACCCGTTCAAGAACCTATTGAGGTGATGGATATTTATGAGGTGTTACCGCACCGCCATCCGATGTGTATGGTCGATAGGGTCATTGAATATGAGAGCAAAAAACGCGCTGTCGGTATCAAGAATGTGACGTATAACGAGCCTATTTTTGAAGGACATTTCCCCACACAGCCTGTGATGCCGGGCGTGCTGCAGATTGAAGCACTTGCGCAACTTGCGGCGTGGTTGGTGCTACGGGACATCGGTAAAGAAGGTGAACTCGGCTATTTTCGCTCCATCAGCAAGGCAACATTTCGTCGTGCTGTTATTCCGGGGGATCAGCTTCGGTTGGAGATAGAGGTGGCGCAGTTAAGGAGCAGGATTGCACGCATCGAAGGGCGCGTTTATGTCGGAGACCAACTTGCTACAGAGGCGGAGCTCTCAATCGTATTAGCGTCTGTTTGA
- a CDS encoding sugar transferase, producing MERLSSFYAKRGKHLFDAIASFFLIILFAPLMVLIAILIKFTSRGPVFFSHKRVGLNNQLFVIHKFRSLHIDTPSYSEKPGSTDDKRIAPFGKWLRKTSLDELPQLFNVLKGEMSLVGPRPEMPFLAENYEDWENQRHLVRPGMTGLWQLSPRRQGTIRDGISVDLEYIENLSFWNDFKILIRTFKVFWDNNTY from the coding sequence GTGGAACGACTCTCCTCTTTCTACGCAAAGCGTGGCAAACATCTGTTTGATGCTATCGCATCATTTTTCCTCATCATTCTTTTTGCCCCGCTGATGGTGCTAATTGCGATTCTAATCAAATTTACCTCGCGCGGACCCGTCTTTTTCTCTCACAAGCGGGTCGGGCTAAACAACCAACTGTTTGTCATCCACAAGTTTCGGAGCCTCCATATCGACACACCGTCTTATTCAGAAAAACCCGGCTCAACCGACGACAAACGTATCGCACCCTTCGGTAAATGGCTTCGTAAAACAAGTTTAGATGAACTCCCGCAACTTTTCAACGTCCTTAAGGGTGAAATGAGTCTCGTTGGACCGCGTCCAGAGATGCCATTCCTCGCCGAAAATTATGAAGATTGGGAAAATCAACGCCACCTCGTCCGACCCGGAATGACAGGACTTTGGCAGCTCAGCCCACGCCGTCAAGGTACAATCCGAGACGGGATCTCTGTTGACCTCGAATACATTGAGAATCTATCCTTCTGGAACGATTTCAAAATACTGATTCGGACTTTCAAAGTTTTTTGGGACAACAACACCTACTAA
- a CDS encoding SDR family NAD(P)-dependent oxidoreductase, producing the protein MDVRLNGKVAVITGGSTGIGAATAIEYARAGAKVVFGDINETDAEETVRAIREAGGVVRFLRTDVMVEAEVTDLVKTADTEFGGIHVLVTAAGVLRGPGVRIDEFETATFDSVIDVNLKGTFFALKHAVPIMRRCEDGVILCIASGAGVRGGSSSVAYGSSKGGVNGLVMVVENQISPIRIHTICPGGLATPLKLGQIAESARREGQDPDAAVANARKSLGDPAGVARVLTFLASDAGSYTRGQVFTR; encoded by the coding sequence ATGGATGTTCGACTTAATGGTAAAGTCGCTGTGATTACTGGCGGATCGACTGGCATTGGTGCAGCAACGGCAATTGAATACGCCAGAGCAGGCGCGAAGGTTGTTTTTGGTGATATTAATGAGACAGATGCTGAGGAAACAGTCAGGGCAATTCGTGAAGCGGGTGGTGTCGTGAGGTTCCTACGTACTGATGTTATGGTCGAAGCTGAGGTGACAGACTTGGTGAAAACTGCTGATACAGAATTTGGCGGTATTCATGTCTTGGTGACTGCAGCGGGTGTGCTGCGTGGACCGGGTGTCCGTATTGATGAGTTTGAGACGGCGACTTTTGATTCGGTTATTGACGTGAACCTTAAAGGCACCTTTTTCGCACTTAAACATGCTGTTCCGATAATGAGGAGATGTGAAGATGGTGTTATTCTGTGTATTGCGTCAGGGGCAGGCGTTCGCGGTGGGAGTTCTTCAGTTGCCTACGGCTCCAGCAAAGGCGGGGTCAATGGGCTTGTGATGGTGGTGGAAAACCAGATTTCGCCAATCCGTATCCATACCATCTGTCCGGGTGGACTTGCGACACCGTTGAAGTTGGGACAGATCGCAGAATCAGCAAGACGCGAAGGTCAAGACCCAGATGCTGCTGTTGCCAATGCCCGCAAGTCGCTTGGGGATCCCGCAGGTGTTGCACGCGTGCTCACATTTCTCGCCTCTGACGCAGGTTCATACACACGCGGACAGGTTTTCACACGATAA
- the lpxI gene encoding UDP-2,3-diacylglucosamine diphosphatase LpxI (LpxI, functionally equivalent to LpxH, replaces it in LPS biosynthesis in a minority of bacteria.), with protein MKKLGIIAGAGELPVLLARAAVAHERQPVIIQITKSYAQRFAGITDELYTYGVGQIQKIARTLLDSGVKEVVIIGKVEKNILLRPFQIDATTIRILVQNRRKRPSAIVNAALTYLESVGLTVLTQDQYLHHLLPQPGVLTARQPTTNQWADVELGIRTARQIANMDIGQTVVVKNQIVLAMEAIEGTDITIQRGGNLGKKGVVVAKASAEHHDFRVDVPTVGMQTLKVLHQVEASVLAVEARRTFVMDVDVLVKKADRCKIAIVAVE; from the coding sequence ATGAAAAAACTCGGTATTATTGCAGGCGCAGGCGAGCTGCCGGTGCTGTTGGCACGTGCCGCTGTTGCTCATGAACGACAACCTGTTATCATCCAAATTACGAAGTCCTACGCGCAGCGTTTTGCTGGGATCACAGATGAACTTTACACTTATGGCGTTGGTCAGATTCAAAAGATTGCTCGGACGCTTCTTGATTCAGGCGTAAAAGAAGTTGTGATTATCGGGAAAGTCGAAAAAAATATTCTACTCCGCCCCTTCCAGATTGATGCGACCACCATCAGGATTTTAGTACAGAACCGACGTAAAAGACCCTCCGCGATTGTTAACGCTGCACTTACCTATCTTGAATCCGTTGGACTGACAGTCCTCACCCAAGATCAGTACCTCCACCATCTTCTCCCACAACCCGGCGTTTTAACGGCGCGACAACCGACAACGAATCAATGGGCAGATGTTGAACTCGGTATTCGGACCGCCCGCCAGATAGCAAACATGGATATCGGGCAGACGGTTGTCGTTAAAAATCAGATTGTGCTCGCTATGGAAGCCATTGAAGGGACGGATATAACGATTCAAAGAGGTGGCAACTTGGGGAAGAAGGGAGTTGTGGTTGCGAAGGCATCAGCGGAGCATCACGATTTCCGTGTTGATGTGCCAACGGTCGGGATGCAAACGCTAAAGGTGTTGCATCAGGTTGAAGCGAGTGTCCTGGCGGTGGAAGCACGACGAACTTTCGTTATGGACGTTGATGTGCTTGTCAAGAAAGCAGATCGGTGTAAGATCGCAATTGTTGCTGTGGAATAG
- a CDS encoding glycosyltransferase encodes MRIRVLGIRGLPATYSGLETIMGELAPRWVEAGHEVIVYCRKALFKERPAEWKGIKLVYLPSIEHKMFSTLSHSFLATLHASFAASDVILTWNAGNGPFGWFFRIAGKTAVINVDGMEWLRPKWKGIGAIYFKWAAKMATAAFPVVITDASEMKRLYLEELGAETTYIAYGANIEPSEHPEILETYGLESRNYYLIASRLVPDNNADLILEAFVASKSQKQLAIAGGADYKGNKLENEFLDKLKSIANENVKFLGHIDDSEHIKELHHHCFAYVHGHQFGGINPSILKALGYSNCILALNTPFNDEVLEGGHYGVLFDKNVASLKEKILTLEQNPEMVEDFRHRAPEQIRKRFNWENIAQQYLDVFEQLQQN; translated from the coding sequence ATGAGAATTCGGGTATTGGGTATACGTGGGCTCCCTGCCACTTATAGTGGTCTGGAAACCATCATGGGTGAACTCGCCCCCCGCTGGGTAGAAGCCGGACACGAAGTCATCGTTTACTGTCGTAAGGCACTCTTCAAAGAGAGACCGGCGGAATGGAAGGGCATCAAACTCGTTTACCTACCGAGTATAGAACATAAGATGTTCAGTACCCTCAGCCACAGTTTTCTGGCAACCCTGCACGCCTCATTTGCAGCATCCGATGTCATTTTAACGTGGAATGCAGGCAATGGTCCCTTTGGATGGTTCTTCCGCATCGCAGGTAAGACTGCCGTTATCAATGTTGATGGAATGGAATGGTTACGTCCAAAATGGAAAGGGATCGGTGCTATCTACTTCAAATGGGCGGCAAAAATGGCAACAGCTGCATTTCCAGTCGTGATTACTGACGCATCTGAAATGAAGCGACTCTACCTCGAAGAACTCGGCGCAGAAACAACCTATATCGCTTACGGTGCTAACATCGAACCTTCAGAGCATCCAGAAATCTTGGAGACTTATGGGCTTGAATCCCGAAACTATTATCTCATCGCCAGTCGGCTTGTCCCTGATAATAATGCTGACCTGATTTTAGAGGCATTCGTCGCCTCTAAAAGTCAAAAGCAGCTCGCTATAGCCGGGGGTGCTGATTACAAAGGCAATAAACTCGAAAATGAATTCTTAGATAAATTGAAAAGTATTGCCAACGAAAATGTCAAGTTTCTCGGGCACATTGACGATTCTGAACACATTAAAGAACTTCACCATCACTGCTTCGCTTACGTTCACGGGCATCAGTTCGGCGGCATTAACCCTTCTATTCTCAAGGCGTTAGGCTACTCCAACTGTATTCTGGCACTGAATACACCGTTCAACGATGAAGTCCTTGAAGGCGGGCATTACGGTGTCCTCTTTGATAAAAACGTCGCATCGCTGAAAGAGAAAATTCTAACTTTAGAACAAAACCCAGAGATGGTCGAAGATTTTCGGCACCGTGCCCCTGAACAAATACGGAAACGATTCAATTGGGAAAACATCGCTCAACAATACCTTGATGTCTTTGAACAACTCCAACAGAACTAA
- a CDS encoding DUF983 domain-containing protein produces the protein MKFTFKNLTRTLRCSFRLKCPRCGKGALFQTFFKMFTHCTQCNLKFERESGYFIGAMYLNYGATVLIAFASYFLAERFTSIPFFLNLSIWGLFSAIFPIIFYRYSKSLWLNFDYTFSS, from the coding sequence ATGAAATTCACCTTCAAAAACCTTACTCGGACGCTGCGATGCAGCTTTCGACTGAAGTGCCCTCGGTGTGGTAAAGGTGCGCTGTTTCAAACGTTCTTCAAAATGTTTACCCACTGCACGCAGTGCAATTTGAAGTTTGAACGAGAGTCTGGCTATTTTATCGGTGCGATGTACCTCAACTACGGAGCGACTGTCCTCATCGCTTTTGCGAGTTACTTCCTCGCTGAACGGTTCACTTCTATCCCCTTCTTCTTAAATCTAAGCATCTGGGGACTCTTCTCTGCCATATTTCCCATTATCTTCTACCGTTATTCAAAGAGTCTATGGCTCAACTTCGATTATACGTTCTCTTCTTAG